In Deinococcus gobiensis I-0, one genomic interval encodes:
- a CDS encoding diguanylate cyclase, with the protein MPVPRHEPVSPAAPAPQPEVTALAFDVTAALMIVLDVTGRILRFNRACERLTGYREADVQGQLLWPLVLDVTEARRAEEAFAHLNPHGEPGSYENYWMNRQGEPRFIRWTTTFRTYPDGQVELVVATGIDVTEERRARQALQGQETLFRALFEHSADGVVLLDPSGPGRTCLIVQCNAAYARLYGYAPGELIGQSMDVLRGEPTSMRKPEDLGWLRAQPHGVRLPIAHRHRDGRTLQIESNLSLLRIGERELVLCVDRDVTVTREQEATLHRMNAHLEYTASHDALTGLLNRPAWLARLTAALTVSGPVAVLFLDLDGFKHVNDTWGHATGDALLQAVAERLRETLRPVDGIGRLGGDEFAVLLTTQRPDAALGVAARLEQVIGRPYEVLGHTAHIGVSIGLSHVGPEDREAEEVLRRADQAMYAIKGTRTGRIRPGGEDAG; encoded by the coding sequence ATGCCAGTTCCGCGCCACGAGCCGGTCTCCCCCGCCGCGCCAGCGCCCCAGCCGGAGGTCACCGCCCTTGCCTTCGACGTGACCGCCGCACTCATGATCGTCCTCGACGTGACCGGACGCATTCTGCGCTTCAACCGGGCCTGTGAACGCCTCACCGGCTACCGGGAAGCCGACGTGCAGGGCCAGCTCCTGTGGCCTCTGGTCCTCGACGTGACCGAGGCGCGCCGGGCCGAAGAGGCCTTCGCCCACCTCAATCCCCACGGCGAGCCGGGCTCCTACGAGAACTACTGGATGAACCGGCAGGGTGAGCCGCGCTTTATCCGCTGGACGACGACCTTCCGCACCTACCCGGACGGACAGGTCGAACTGGTCGTCGCTACCGGCATCGACGTGACGGAGGAACGGCGTGCCCGGCAGGCCCTGCAGGGGCAGGAGACGCTCTTCCGGGCACTGTTCGAGCATTCGGCCGACGGGGTGGTGCTGCTCGATCCGTCCGGACCGGGACGGACCTGTCTCATCGTCCAGTGCAACGCGGCCTATGCCCGCCTGTACGGGTACGCGCCGGGCGAGCTGATCGGACAGTCCATGGACGTGCTGCGGGGCGAACCCACGTCCATGCGCAAGCCGGAAGACCTCGGCTGGCTGCGCGCACAGCCGCATGGGGTTCGGCTGCCGATCGCGCACCGCCACCGGGATGGGCGCACACTTCAGATCGAATCGAACCTGAGCCTGCTGCGTATCGGGGAGCGGGAACTGGTGCTGTGCGTCGACCGGGACGTGACCGTCACGCGGGAACAGGAGGCCACCCTCCACCGCATGAACGCCCACCTCGAATACACGGCCTCTCATGACGCCCTGACGGGGCTGCTGAACCGCCCGGCGTGGCTGGCCCGCCTCACGGCGGCGCTGACGGTGTCGGGGCCGGTGGCGGTGCTGTTTCTGGACCTGGACGGCTTCAAACACGTCAACGACACCTGGGGCCATGCGACAGGCGACGCGCTGCTCCAGGCCGTGGCGGAGCGGTTGCGGGAGACGCTGCGCCCGGTGGACGGGATAGGGCGACTGGGCGGCGACGAGTTCGCCGTCCTGCTGACGACCCAGCGGCCAGACGCGGCGCTGGGCGTGGCGGCCCGCCTGGAGCAGGTCATCGGCAGGCCGTACGAGGTGCTGGGCCATACGGCGCACATCGGCGTGAGCATCGGCCTCAGTCACGTCGGGCCGGAAGACCGGGAGGCGGAGGAGGTCCTGCGGCGCGCAGATCAGGCGATGTACGCCATCAAGGGGACCCGGACCGGACGGATCCGTCCGGGCGGAGAAGATGCAGGTTGA
- a CDS encoding DUF3105 domain-containing protein codes for MNRILLPALLLLTACAQGNSEIEGVQSFKYSGGDHRTGRLTYAQRPPVGGPHHPVWQNCGVYDRPLYDEHAVHSLEHGAVWITYQPGLDTGEVAKLREAVQGRPYTLLSPYEAQPSPIVLSAWNKQLTLTSASDPRIPAFIQKYEQGGEAPEIGAPCSGGYGETA; via the coding sequence ATGAACAGAATCCTTCTTCCTGCGCTCCTGCTCCTGACTGCCTGCGCGCAGGGCAATTCGGAGATCGAGGGCGTACAGTCCTTCAAGTACAGCGGGGGCGACCACCGGACCGGGCGGTTGACCTACGCGCAGCGTCCCCCCGTCGGCGGGCCACACCACCCGGTCTGGCAGAACTGCGGGGTGTACGACCGGCCCCTCTACGACGAACATGCCGTCCACAGCCTGGAGCACGGCGCAGTGTGGATCACCTACCAACCCGGACTGGACACCGGAGAGGTGGCTAAACTCCGGGAGGCGGTGCAGGGCCGCCCGTACACCCTGCTCTCCCCCTACGAGGCGCAGCCGTCTCCCATCGTCCTGAGCGCCTGGAACAAGCAGCTGACGCTGACCTCGGCCAGCGACCCCCGCATCCCGGCCTTCATCCAGAAGTACGAGCAGGGCGGAGAAGCGCCCGAGATCGGCGCGCCGTGCAGTGGGGGCTACGGCGAAACCGCATGA
- a CDS encoding DUF305 domain-containing protein, translating into MTRVLAWSLILLAAAAALVLAWPRPPAESSAEVTFARDMSAHHLQAVGMSVTLFRRAADPEVRRLAQDIMLTQQAQVGQMSGWLMAWDRPQAGARPPMAGMDRAAMGLATPAQEASLETLPVRAAETQFLRLMRRHHAGGVAMAQAALEHLRRPETRAFASRVVVAQRAELGVLDHLLLQRGVAVPGLPTGAPENMPGMSHP; encoded by the coding sequence ATGACCCGCGTCCTGGCCTGGAGCCTGATCCTGCTGGCGGCGGCGGCCGCCCTGGTGCTGGCCTGGCCCCGGCCACCGGCAGAATCCAGTGCAGAGGTGACCTTCGCCCGGGACATGAGCGCGCACCACCTTCAGGCCGTGGGCATGAGTGTCACGCTGTTCAGGCGGGCGGCCGATCCGGAGGTCAGGCGCCTCGCGCAGGACATCATGCTCACGCAGCAGGCGCAGGTCGGCCAGATGAGCGGCTGGCTGATGGCCTGGGATCGCCCTCAGGCCGGCGCGCGGCCGCCGATGGCCGGCATGGACCGCGCCGCGATGGGTCTGGCGACGCCCGCCCAGGAGGCGAGCCTGGAGACCCTGCCGGTACGGGCCGCAGAAACGCAGTTCCTGCGGCTGATGCGCCGTCATCATGCGGGGGGCGTGGCGATGGCGCAGGCCGCCCTTGAGCACCTGCGCCGACCCGAAACCCGGGCCTTCGCCAGCCGCGTGGTGGTGGCCCAGCGCGCCGAACTCGGGGTGCTCGACCACCTGCTGCTCCAGCGCGGCGTGGCGGTGCCGGGCCTGCCGACCGGGGCGCCGGAGAACATGCCGGGCATGTCGCATCCGTGA